Proteins encoded by one window of Fusarium graminearum PH-1 chromosome 1, whole genome shotgun sequence:
- a CDS encoding eukaryotic translation initiation factor 4E-2 has protein sequence MAAVATEAPKMDEQVDLTTIPVDPAGKEDSSDVKDDKPVTVFHDKDNFNVKHPLQNKWTLWFTKPPSGKGDNWNDLLKEVITFDSVEEFWGVYNNVAPVSELSLKSDYHLFKEGVRPEWEDPQNKHGGKWSYQYKDKRNIDIDRLWLQVMMGAIGETLENEDDGEVMGVVVNVRKAFFRIGVWTRTIGKSIPGRGEGDVAGGKGRSGEKGKEILLSIGRRFKEVLELPASEQVEFSGHTDSAHSGSTRAKAKHVV, from the exons ATGGCTGCCGTCGCAACAGAAGCCCCCAAGATGGACGAGCAGGTCGACCTCACCACCATCCCCGTCGACCCCGCTGGCAAGGAAGACTCTTCTGAcgtcaaggatgacaagcCCGTTACTGTCTTCCATGACAAGGACAACTTCAACGTCAAGCACCCTCTCCAGAACAAGTGGACTCTTTGGTTCACCAAGCCCCCGAGCGGAAAG GGCGACAACTGGAACGATCTCCTCAAGGAGGTTATCACGTTCGACTCTGTTGAAGAGTTTTGGGGCGTCTAT AACAACGTCGCACCCGTTTCCGAACTCTCCCTCAAGTCCGACTACCACCTTTTTAAGGAAGGTGTCCGCCCTGAGTGGGAGGATCCCCAGAACAAGCACGGTGGCAAGTGGTCTTACCAGTATAAGGACAAGCGCAACATCGATATCGATCGTCTGTGGCTCCAGGTTATGATGGGCGCTATCGGCGAGACTCTTGAGaacgaagatgatggcgaagttATGGGAGTTGTTGTCAACGTCCGTAAGGCATTCTTCCGTATCGGCGTCTGGACTCGCACCATAGGAAAGAGCATTCCGGGCCGAGGTGAAGGTGATGTTGCCGGCGGTAAGGGCCGTAGCGGAGAGAAGGGTAAGGAGATTCTCCTGTCTATCGGACGCCGCTTCAAGGAGGTCCTCGAGCTGCCCGCTTCCGAGCAAGTTGAGTTCTCCGGTCACACCGACAGTGCTCACTCTGGCAGCACGagagccaaggcc